A region of Necator americanus strain Aroian chromosome I, whole genome shotgun sequence DNA encodes the following proteins:
- a CDS encoding hypothetical protein (NECATOR_CHRI.G3982.T1), with the protein MERRKEEKEARRNHQHQLTTRAENSDRKSIPRQIRGMPPSSKSITLLIISVVVVTKICLFISGSDPPRKTSEKVVQLQNHYLEPAPSSSKCLTAALYAVNHGGGTGNVMFELLAREEDSRIPYLYVMSDDSLWAQNTFHTYERTSIAANNSTPPCTEWEFSKMFCDRVLLTASMSTYGYWIGYLSRGQKVYYNYAFTNEFEKQLGPTDFWPPHWIAIQYQHREKKIREWFPHDPDVIRNSNI; encoded by the exons atggaaagacgaaaagaggaaaaagaagcaagaagaaaTCATCAGCACCAATTGACAACAAGAGCC GAAAACTCggatcggaaatccataccacgtcagattcgtggtatgccgccTTCAAGCAAATCCATCACTTTATTGATTATATCGGTCGTGGTCGTGACCAAGATATGCTTATTTATATCCGGATCCGATCCGCCACG GAAAACTTCGGAAAAAGTGGTACAGCTTCAAAATCATTATCTGGAACCAGCCCCGTCGTCGTCAAAATGCCTTACAGCAGCTTTGTACGCAGTGAATCATGGTGGCGGCACAGGAAATGTCATGTTTGAACTTCTAG CTCGAGAAGAGGATTCACGAATACCGTACCTTTACGTGATGTCGGATGACAGCTTATGGGCACAAAATACGTTCCATACATACGAAAGAACTAGCATTGCCGCTAACAACAGTACACCACCGTGTACAGAATGGGAATTCAGCaaaatgttttgtgatagAGTTCTACTTACAG caTCAATGTCAACTTATGGATACTGGATTGGATATTTATCACGTGGTCAGAAGGTCTACTATAACTATGCCTTCACTAACGAGTTCGAGAAACAACTCGGACCCACAGATTTCTGGCCCCCACACTGGATTGCAATCCAGTAtcaacatcgagagaagaagaTAAGGGAATGGTTTCCACACGATCCTGATGTCATAAGGAATTCAAATATCTGA
- a CDS encoding hypothetical protein (NECATOR_CHRI.G3981.T1) encodes MRAGHASVLEYFPHGGIDLPSTFTIYGYSIPTINISVVAGSFLFFRVLQYVVRWYLFGKCSFRAFSYFGISGRNRNQDSSRDLTVVPPNKKWRISNEAVSLIHSVVSGLWAGYALLFYQRLFEDLISYRCQVALDLIYVSFGYLLHDFFDLIMNEQSARIIELVFHHIVVITGFIVTLVTKKYLGVVIFGLLMELNSVFLHTRSLMNLYGVKKKSTSFRLVALLNIVTLAVFRISVSFYLVYWAIIQIPEIPWLHNVFTIFVIFSLFCSNAVLAYRVMAADGLFGQSRARKSPAQTASTAVDVEAGEKDEEADEDDQFDDYYGLEDFPFTGGHHSWTRIYNMKLPSKQRMRVFLSTMSLKRFLKPLCVFVVVPQRFKRSSYASLFRSLSFRGAQISGVSAKKSLEQ; translated from the exons ATGCGGGCGGGCCATGCAAGTGTTCTCGAATATTTCCCCCATGGTGGCATCGACTTGCCTAGTACTTTTACGATTTATGGCTACTCTATCCCCACTATTAATATTTCTGTC gttGCCGGTTCGTTCCTATTCTTTCGCGTGTTACAATACGTAGTACGATGGTACTTATTCGGCAAATGTTCTTTCCGTGCCTTCTCATACTTTGGAATAAGTGGAAGAAACCGAAACCAAGATAGCAGCAGGGATTTGACG GTTGTTCCGCCAAACAAAAAATGGCGAATATCAAATGAAGCTGTGTCATTAATCCATTCAGTTGTAAGTGGATTATGGGCTGGCTATGCATTACTGTTCTACCAGCGTCTTTTCGAAGATCTCATATCCTATCGATGTCAAGTTGCACTTGATTTG ATATACGTTTCATTTGGCTATCTTTTACACGACTTCTTCGATCTCATTATGAACGAGCAATCAGCACGTATCATTGAGTTGGTTTTCCATCACATTGTCGTGATCACTGGATTTATCGTTACCCTG GTTACGAAAAAATATCTTGGTGTAGTAATATTTGGTCTTCTCATGGAGCTCAACTCAGTATTCCTTCATACTAGAAGCCTTATGAATTT ATACGgtgtgaagaagaaatcaacgTCTTTTCGCCTTGTTGCATTGCTTAATATCGTGACTTTAGCAGTGTTCCGAATTAGTGTGTCTTTCTATCTAGTCTACTGGGCT atcatacagattccagaaattccatgGTTACACAATGTTTTCACTATCTTTGtgatcttttctttgttctgcTCGAACGCTGTTCTTGCCTACAGAGTTATGGCCGCTGACGGTCTTTTCG GACAATCCCGAGCACGTAAGTCCCCCGCACAAACGGCGAGTACGGCAGTCGATGTTGAGGCAGGAGAAAAGGATGAGGAAGCCGACGAAGATGAT CAGTTCGACGACTATTATGGCCTTGAAGATTTCCCCTTCACAGGAGGACATCATAGTTGGACGAG AATTTACAACATGAAGTTGCCGTCCAAACAACGGATGCGCGTGTTCTTGTCGACGATGTCACTCAAACGGTTTCTTAAACCATTATGTGTATTCGTGGTTGTTCCACAAcgtttcaaaagatcctcctatGCATCATTATTTCGGTCGCTAAGCTTTCGTGGTGCCCAAATTTCTGGTGTGAGTGCTAAGAAATCGTTGGAACAGTAA
- a CDS encoding hypothetical protein (NECATOR_CHRI.G3980.T1) translates to MRCQGTIEGEPFIAFESIVVKSIKRALEKTNNDDGINGRTDERTDGDGDGVKRDTIRMWSTIRIRGRTNCGKVNKQYTEL, encoded by the coding sequence ATGAGATGTCAGGGAACAATTGAAGGGGAACCGTTTATCGCGTTCGAGTCTATCGTCGTCAAATCAATCAAACGAGCGCTGGAAAAGACGAACAACGACGACGGGATcaacggacggacggacgaaCGGACGGACGGAGACGGAGACGGAGTCAAGCGTGATACGATACGTATGTGGTCGACGATCCGAATACGAGGGAGAACAAATTGTGGTAAGGTGAACAAACAGTACACAGAGCTGTAA
- a CDS encoding hypothetical protein (NECATOR_CHRI.G3981.T2): protein MLEAVDNDWHALGMAFLWVAGSFLFFRVLQYVVRWYLFGKCSFRAFSYFGISGRNRNQDSSRDLTVVPPNKKWRISNEAVSLIHSVVSGLWAGYALLFYQRLFEDLISYRCQVALDLIYVSFGYLLHDFFDLIMNEQSARIIELVFHHIVVITGFIVTLVTKKYLGVVIFGLLMELNSVFLHTRSLMNLYGVKKKSTSFRLVALLNIVTLAVFRISVSFYLVYWAIIQIPEIPWLHNVFTIFVIFSLFCSNAVLAYRVMAADGLFGQSRARKSPAQTASTAVDVEAGEKDEEADEDDNLQHEVAVQTTDARVLVDDVTQTVS from the exons ATGTTGGAAGCCGTAGACAATGATTGGCATGCGCTCGGCATGGCTTTTCTATGG gttGCCGGTTCGTTCCTATTCTTTCGCGTGTTACAATACGTAGTACGATGGTACTTATTCGGCAAATGTTCTTTCCGTGCCTTCTCATACTTTGGAATAAGTGGAAGAAACCGAAACCAAGATAGCAGCAGGGATTTGACG GTTGTTCCGCCAAACAAAAAATGGCGAATATCAAATGAAGCTGTGTCATTAATCCATTCAGTTGTAAGTGGATTATGGGCTGGCTATGCATTACTGTTCTACCAGCGTCTTTTCGAAGATCTCATATCCTATCGATGTCAAGTTGCACTTGATTTG ATATACGTTTCATTTGGCTATCTTTTACACGACTTCTTCGATCTCATTATGAACGAGCAATCAGCACGTATCATTGAGTTGGTTTTCCATCACATTGTCGTGATCACTGGATTTATCGTTACCCTG GTTACGAAAAAATATCTTGGTGTAGTAATATTTGGTCTTCTCATGGAGCTCAACTCAGTATTCCTTCATACTAGAAGCCTTATGAATTT ATACGgtgtgaagaagaaatcaacgTCTTTTCGCCTTGTTGCATTGCTTAATATCGTGACTTTAGCAGTGTTCCGAATTAGTGTGTCTTTCTATCTAGTCTACTGGGCT atcatacagattccagaaattccatgGTTACACAATGTTTTCACTATCTTTGtgatcttttctttgttctgcTCGAACGCTGTTCTTGCCTACAGAGTTATGGCCGCTGACGGTCTTTTCG GACAATCCCGAGCACGTAAGTCCCCCGCACAAACGGCGAGTACGGCAGTCGATGTTGAGGCAGGAGAAAAGGATGAGGAAGCCGACGAAGATGAT AATTTACAACATGAAGTTGCCGTCCAAACAACGGATGCGCGTGTTCTTGTCGACGATGTCACTCAAACGGTTTCTTAA
- a CDS encoding hypothetical protein (NECATOR_CHRI.G3982.T2), with translation MERRKEEKEARRNHQHQLTTRAENSDRKSIPRQIRGMPPSSKSITLLIISVVVVTKICLFISGSDPPRKTSEKVVQLQNHYLEPAPSSSKCLTAALYAVNHGGGTGNVMFELLGLYAIAKKVGRDESGSPAAPPTGGTSEAQWNTDREHRIDPSSSEEDFTRTATDFVLTKAREEDSRIPYLYVMSDDSLWAQNTFHTYERTSIAANNSTPPCTEWEFSKMFCDRLLLLLLLLLLLLLLLLLLLLLLLLLLLLLLLLLLLLLLLLLLLLLLLLLLLLLLLFGFLFESNIPNNNLIYLASMSTYGYWIGYLSRGQKVYYNYAFTNEFEKQLGPTDFWPPHWIAIQYQHREKKIREWFPHDPDVIRNSNI, from the exons atggaaagacgaaaagaggaaaaagaagcaagaagaaaTCATCAGCACCAATTGACAACAAGAGCC GAAAACTCggatcggaaatccataccacgtcagattcgtggtatgccgccTTCAAGCAAATCCATCACTTTATTGATTATATCGGTCGTGGTCGTGACCAAGATATGCTTATTTATATCCGGATCCGATCCGCCACG GAAAACTTCGGAAAAAGTGGTACAGCTTCAAAATCATTATCTGGAACCAGCCCCGTCGTCGTCAAAATGCCTTACAGCAGCTTTGTACGCAGTGAATCATGGTGGCGGCACAGGAAATGTCATGTTTGAACTTCTAGGTCTCTATGCTATAGCGAAAAAAGTCGGGAG GGATGAGTCCGGTAGTCCGGCGGCACCACCTACTGGCGGTACGTCAGAAGCACAATGGAACACAGATCGGGAACACAGGATTGATCCGAGCT CATCTGAAGAGGATTTCACACGTACAGCAACAGATTTCGTCCTAACTAAAG CTCGAGAAGAGGATTCACGAATACCGTACCTTTACGTGATGTCGGATGACAGCTTATGGGCACAAAATACGTTCCATACATACGAAAGAACTAGCATTGCCGCTAACAACAGTACACCACCGTGTACAGAATGGGAATTCAGCaaaatgttttgtgatagA ttattattattattattattattattattattattattattattattattattattattattattattattattattattattattattattattattattattattattattattattattattattattattattattattattattattattattattattattcgggTTTTTATTCGAATCTAATATTCCtaacaataatttaatttatttagcaTCAATGTCAACTTATGGATACTGGATTGGATATTTATCACGTGGTCAGAAGGTCTACTATAACTATGCCTTCACTAACGAGTTCGAGAAACAACTCGGACCCACAGATTTCTGGCCCCCACACTGGATTGCAATCCAGTAtcaacatcgagagaagaagaTAAGGGAATGGTTTCCACACGATCCTGATGTCATAAGGAATTCAAATATCTGA
- a CDS encoding hypothetical protein (NECATOR_CHRI.G3981.T3), which yields MRAGHASVLEYFPHGGIDLPSTFTIYGYSIPTINISVVAGSFLFFRVLQYVVRWYLFGKCSFRAFSYFGISGRNRNQDSSRDLTVVPPNKKWRISNEAVSLIHSVVSGLWAGYALLFYQRLFEDLISYRCQVALDLIYVSFGYLLHDFFDLIMNEQSARIIELVFHHIVVITGFIVTLVTKKYLGVVIFGLLMELNSVFLHTRSLMNLYGVKKKSTSFRLVALLNIVTLAVFRISVSFYLVYWAIIQIPEIPWLHNVFTIFVIFSLFCSNAVLAYRVMAADGLFGQSRARKSPAQTASTAVDVEAGEKDEEADEDDNLQHEVAVQTTDARVLVDDVTQTVS from the exons ATGCGGGCGGGCCATGCAAGTGTTCTCGAATATTTCCCCCATGGTGGCATCGACTTGCCTAGTACTTTTACGATTTATGGCTACTCTATCCCCACTATTAATATTTCTGTC gttGCCGGTTCGTTCCTATTCTTTCGCGTGTTACAATACGTAGTACGATGGTACTTATTCGGCAAATGTTCTTTCCGTGCCTTCTCATACTTTGGAATAAGTGGAAGAAACCGAAACCAAGATAGCAGCAGGGATTTGACG GTTGTTCCGCCAAACAAAAAATGGCGAATATCAAATGAAGCTGTGTCATTAATCCATTCAGTTGTAAGTGGATTATGGGCTGGCTATGCATTACTGTTCTACCAGCGTCTTTTCGAAGATCTCATATCCTATCGATGTCAAGTTGCACTTGATTTG ATATACGTTTCATTTGGCTATCTTTTACACGACTTCTTCGATCTCATTATGAACGAGCAATCAGCACGTATCATTGAGTTGGTTTTCCATCACATTGTCGTGATCACTGGATTTATCGTTACCCTG GTTACGAAAAAATATCTTGGTGTAGTAATATTTGGTCTTCTCATGGAGCTCAACTCAGTATTCCTTCATACTAGAAGCCTTATGAATTT ATACGgtgtgaagaagaaatcaacgTCTTTTCGCCTTGTTGCATTGCTTAATATCGTGACTTTAGCAGTGTTCCGAATTAGTGTGTCTTTCTATCTAGTCTACTGGGCT atcatacagattccagaaattccatgGTTACACAATGTTTTCACTATCTTTGtgatcttttctttgttctgcTCGAACGCTGTTCTTGCCTACAGAGTTATGGCCGCTGACGGTCTTTTCG GACAATCCCGAGCACGTAAGTCCCCCGCACAAACGGCGAGTACGGCAGTCGATGTTGAGGCAGGAGAAAAGGATGAGGAAGCCGACGAAGATGAT AATTTACAACATGAAGTTGCCGTCCAAACAACGGATGCGCGTGTTCTTGTCGACGATGTCACTCAAACGGTTTCTTAA
- a CDS encoding hypothetical protein (NECATOR_CHRI.G3981.T4) encodes MLEAVDNDWHALGMAFLWVAGSFLFFRVLQYVVRWYLFGKCSFRAFSYFGISGRNRNQDSSRDLTVVPPNKKWRISNEAVSLIHSVVSGLWAGYALLFYQRLFEDLISYRCQVALDLIYVSFGYLLHDFFDLIMNEQSARIIELVFHHIVVITGFIVTLVTKKYLGVVIFGLLMELNSVFLHTRSLMNLYGVKKKSTSFRLVALLNIVTLAVFRISVSFYLVYWAIIQIPEIPWLHNVFTIFVIFSLFCSNAVLAYRVMAADGLFGQSRARKSPAQTASTAVDVEAGEKDEEADEDDQFDDYYGLEDFPFTGGHHSWTRIYNMKLPSKQRMRVFLSTMSLKRFLKPLCVFVVVPQRFKRSSYASLFRSLSFRGAQISGVSAKKSLEQ; translated from the exons ATGTTGGAAGCCGTAGACAATGATTGGCATGCGCTCGGCATGGCTTTTCTATGG gttGCCGGTTCGTTCCTATTCTTTCGCGTGTTACAATACGTAGTACGATGGTACTTATTCGGCAAATGTTCTTTCCGTGCCTTCTCATACTTTGGAATAAGTGGAAGAAACCGAAACCAAGATAGCAGCAGGGATTTGACG GTTGTTCCGCCAAACAAAAAATGGCGAATATCAAATGAAGCTGTGTCATTAATCCATTCAGTTGTAAGTGGATTATGGGCTGGCTATGCATTACTGTTCTACCAGCGTCTTTTCGAAGATCTCATATCCTATCGATGTCAAGTTGCACTTGATTTG ATATACGTTTCATTTGGCTATCTTTTACACGACTTCTTCGATCTCATTATGAACGAGCAATCAGCACGTATCATTGAGTTGGTTTTCCATCACATTGTCGTGATCACTGGATTTATCGTTACCCTG GTTACGAAAAAATATCTTGGTGTAGTAATATTTGGTCTTCTCATGGAGCTCAACTCAGTATTCCTTCATACTAGAAGCCTTATGAATTT ATACGgtgtgaagaagaaatcaacgTCTTTTCGCCTTGTTGCATTGCTTAATATCGTGACTTTAGCAGTGTTCCGAATTAGTGTGTCTTTCTATCTAGTCTACTGGGCT atcatacagattccagaaattccatgGTTACACAATGTTTTCACTATCTTTGtgatcttttctttgttctgcTCGAACGCTGTTCTTGCCTACAGAGTTATGGCCGCTGACGGTCTTTTCG GACAATCCCGAGCACGTAAGTCCCCCGCACAAACGGCGAGTACGGCAGTCGATGTTGAGGCAGGAGAAAAGGATGAGGAAGCCGACGAAGATGAT CAGTTCGACGACTATTATGGCCTTGAAGATTTCCCCTTCACAGGAGGACATCATAGTTGGACGAG AATTTACAACATGAAGTTGCCGTCCAAACAACGGATGCGCGTGTTCTTGTCGACGATGTCACTCAAACGGTTTCTTAAACCATTATGTGTATTCGTGGTTGTTCCACAAcgtttcaaaagatcctcctatGCATCATTATTTCGGTCGCTAAGCTTTCGTGGTGCCCAAATTTCTGGTGTGAGTGCTAAGAAATCGTTGGAACAGTAA